Proteins from a genomic interval of Cyclopterus lumpus isolate fCycLum1 chromosome 18, fCycLum1.pri, whole genome shotgun sequence:
- the clcn3 gene encoding H(+)/Cl(-) exchange transporter 3 isoform X5 — MESEQLYHRGYCRNSYNSIASASSDEELLDGAGAVMDFHTTEDDNLLDGDAASPGSNYVMSNGGGAPSSTTHLLDFLEEPIPGVGTYDDFHTIDWVREKCKDRERHRKINSKKKESAWEFTKSLYDAWSGWLVVTLTGLASGALAGLIDIAADWLNDLKEGVCLSAMWFNHEQCCWTSNETTFAERDKCPQWKSWAELILGQAEGPGSYIMNYFMYIYWALSFAFLAVCLVKVFAPYACGSGIPEIKTILSGFIIRGYLGKWTLLIKTITLVLAVASGLSLGKEGPLVHVACCCGNIFSYLFPKYSKNEAKKREVLSAASAAGVSVAFGAPIGGVLFSLEEVSYYFPLKTLWRSFFAALVAAFVLRSINPFGNSRLVLFYVEYHTPWYLFELIPFILLGVFGGLWGAFFIRANIAWCRRRKSTRFGKYPVLEVIFVAAITAVVAFPNPYTRQNTSELIKELFTDCGPLESSQLCQYRSQMNGSKAFTDNPNRPAGPGVYAAMWQLCLALIFKIIMTIFTFGLKVPSGLFIPSMAIGAIAGRIVGIAVEQLAYYHHDWFLFREWCEVGADCITPGLYAMVGAAACLGGVTRMTVSLVVIVFELTGGLEYIVPLMAAVMTSKWVGDAFGREGIYEAHIRLNGYPFLDAKEEFTHVTLAREVMRPRRSDPPLAVLTQDDLTVEELQSTINETSYNGFPVIVSKESQRLVGFALRRDINIAIENARRKQEGIMLNSRVYFTQHAPTLPADSPRPLKLRSILDMSPFTVTDHTPMEIVVDIFRKMGLRQCLVTHNGRLLGIITKKDILRHMAQMANLDPESIMFN; from the exons GGTCTAACTACGTCATGTCTAACGGGGGCGGGGCACCCAGCAGCACCACCCACCTGCTGGACTTCCTAGAGGAGCCCATCCCTGGCGTCGGGACCTACGACGACTTCCACACCATCGACTGGGTCCGCGAGAAGTGCAAGGACCGCGAGCGGCACCGGAAG ATCAACAGTAAGAAAAAGGAGTCAGCATGGGAGTTCACAAAGAGCCTGTACGACGCCTGGTCTGGGTGGCTGGTGGTGACACTCACCGGCTTGGCCTcag GTGCTTTGGCCGGCCTGATTGACATTGCTGCTGATTGGTTGAACGACCTGAAGGAGGGCGTGTGTCTGAGCGCCATGTGGTTCAACCACGAGCAGTGCTGCTGGACGTCCAATGAGACCACCTTCGCTGAGCGGGACAAGTGCCCCCAGTGGAAGAGCTGGGCTGAGCTAATACTGGGCCAGGCCGAG GGGCCCGGCTCGTACATCATGAACTACTTCATGTACATCTACTGGGCTCTGTCCTTCGCCTTCCTGGCTGTGTGTCTGGTCAAGGTGTTTGCTCCCTACGCCTGCGGCTCGGGGATCCCTGAG aTCAAAACCATCCTGAGCGGGTTTATCATCCGGGGCTACCTGGGCAAGTGGACCCTGTTGATCAAGACCATCACTCTGGTCCTGGCCGTGGCGTCTGGCCTGAGCCTGGGGAAGGAGGGCCCCCTGGTCCACGTGGCGTGCTGCTGTGGGAACATCTTCTCCTACCTCTTCCCCAAGTACAGCAAGAACGAGGCCAAGAAACGAGAG GTTCTCTCGGCTGCGTCGGCGGCCGGGGTCTCCGTTGCTTTTGGCGCCCCGATTGGAGGCGTGCTCTTCAGCTTGGAGGAG GTGAGCTACTACTTCCCCCTCAAGACGCTGTGGCGCTCCTTCTTCGCCGCCCTGGTGGCGGCCTTCGTCCTGCGCTCCATCAACCCGTTTGGAAACAGCCGCCTGGTGCTGTTCTACGTGGAGTACCACACGCCGTGGTACCTGTTTGAGCTCATCCCCTTCATCCTGCTGGGAGTGTTCGGAGGCCTCTGGGGCGCCTTCTTCATCCGGGCCAACATCGCCTGGTGCCGGCGGCGCAAGTCGACGCGCTTCG GCAAGTACCCGGTGCTGGAGGTGATCTTCGTCGCGGCCATCACCGCCGTGGTCGCGTTCCCGAACCCGTACACTCGCCAGAACACCAGCGAGCTGATAAAGGAGCTGTTCACCGACTGCGGCCCGCTGGAGTCCTCGCAGCTCTGCCAGTACCGCAGCCAGATGAACGGCAGCAAGGCCTTCACCGACAACCCCAACCGGCCGGCGGGGCCCGGCGTCTACGCCGCCATGTGGCAGCTGTGCCTGGCGCTCATCTTTAAAATCATCATGACCATATTCACCTTTGGACTCAAG GTGCCGTCGGGTCTGTTCATCCCCAGCATGGCCATCGGGGCGATCGCCGGGCGAATCGTGGGCATCGCCGTGGAGCAGCTGGCCTATTATCACCACGACTGGTTCCTCTTCCGAGAGTGGTGCGAGGTGGGCGCCGACTGCATCACCCCGGGGCTCTACGCCATGGTGGGGGCCGCGGCGTGTCTGG GCGGCGTGACCCGTATGACCGTCTCCCTGGTCGTCATCGTCTTCGAGCTGACCGGCGGCTTGGAGTACATCGTCCCCCTCATGGCCGCCGTCATGACCAGCAAATGGGTGGGCGACGCGTTCGGCCGCGAGGGGATCTACGAGGCCCACATCCGCCTGAACGGATACCCCTTCTTGGACGCCAAGGAGGAGTTCACTCACGTCACGCTGGCCAGGGAGGTGATGAGGCCTCGGCGCAGCGACCCGCCGTTAGCGGTGCTGACGCAGGACGACCTGAcggtggaggagctgcagagcacCATCAACGAAACCAGTTATAATGGTTTCCCCGTGATCGTGTCCAAGGAGTCCCAGAGGCTGGTGGGCTTCGCTCTGCGCAGGGACATCAACATCGCTATAG AAAATGCCCGTCGCAAGCAGGAGGGCATCATGTTGAACTCCAGGGTGTACTTCACCCAGCACGCACCCACCCTGCCGGCCGACAGCCCCCGGCCCCTCAAGCTGCGCTCCATCCTGGACATGAGCCCCTTCACGGTCACCGACCACACCCCCATGGAGATCGTGGTGGACATCTTCAGGAAGATGGGGCTGCGCCAGTGTCTGGTCACCCACAACGG GCGGCTTCTTGGTATtatcacaaaaaaagacatcctTCGTCACATGGCTCAAATGGCAAACCTAGACCCCGAGTCCATCATGTTCAACTGA
- the clcn3 gene encoding H(+)/Cl(-) exchange transporter 3 isoform X1 yields MESEQLYHRGYCRNSYNSIASASSDEELLDGAGAVMDFHTTEDDNLLDGDAASPGSNYVMSNGGGAPSSTTHLLDFLEEPIPGVGTYDDFHTIDWVREKCKDRERHRKINSKKKESAWEFTKSLYDAWSGWLVVTLTGLASGALAGLIDIAADWLNDLKEGVCLSAMWFNHEQCCWTSNETTFAERDKCPQWKSWAELILGQAEGPGSYIMNYFMYIYWALSFAFLAVCLVKVFAPYACGSGIPEIKTILSGFIIRGYLGKWTLLIKTITLVLAVASGLSLGKEGPLVHVACCCGNIFSYLFPKYSKNEAKKREVLSAASAAGVSVAFGAPIGGVLFSLEEVSYYFPLKTLWRSFFAALVAAFVLRSINPFGNSRLVLFYVEYHTPWYLFELIPFILLGVFGGLWGAFFIRANIAWCRRRKSTRFGKYPVLEVIFVAAITAVVAFPNPYTRQNTSELIKELFTDCGPLESSQLCQYRSQMNGSKAFTDNPNRPAGPGVYAAMWQLCLALIFKIIMTIFTFGLKVPSGLFIPSMAIGAIAGRIVGIAVEQLAYYHHDWFLFREWCEVGADCITPGLYAMVGAAACLGGVTRMTVSLVVIVFELTGGLEYIVPLMAAVMTSKWVGDAFGREGIYEAHIRLNGYPFLDAKEEFTHVTLAREVMRPRRSDPPLAVLTQDDLTVEELQSTINETSYNGFPVIVSKESQRLVGFALRRDINIAIENARRKQEGIMLNSRVYFTQHAPTLPADSPRPLKLRSILDMSPFTVTDHTPMEIVVDIFRKMGLRQCLVTHNGNVLGIITKKNILEHLEELKQHKEPLAASWYYHKKRHPSSHGSNGKPRPRVHHVQLIRSFQDGRGGGGGDSEEEVHLLDGSNL; encoded by the exons GGTCTAACTACGTCATGTCTAACGGGGGCGGGGCACCCAGCAGCACCACCCACCTGCTGGACTTCCTAGAGGAGCCCATCCCTGGCGTCGGGACCTACGACGACTTCCACACCATCGACTGGGTCCGCGAGAAGTGCAAGGACCGCGAGCGGCACCGGAAG ATCAACAGTAAGAAAAAGGAGTCAGCATGGGAGTTCACAAAGAGCCTGTACGACGCCTGGTCTGGGTGGCTGGTGGTGACACTCACCGGCTTGGCCTcag GTGCTTTGGCCGGCCTGATTGACATTGCTGCTGATTGGTTGAACGACCTGAAGGAGGGCGTGTGTCTGAGCGCCATGTGGTTCAACCACGAGCAGTGCTGCTGGACGTCCAATGAGACCACCTTCGCTGAGCGGGACAAGTGCCCCCAGTGGAAGAGCTGGGCTGAGCTAATACTGGGCCAGGCCGAG GGGCCCGGCTCGTACATCATGAACTACTTCATGTACATCTACTGGGCTCTGTCCTTCGCCTTCCTGGCTGTGTGTCTGGTCAAGGTGTTTGCTCCCTACGCCTGCGGCTCGGGGATCCCTGAG aTCAAAACCATCCTGAGCGGGTTTATCATCCGGGGCTACCTGGGCAAGTGGACCCTGTTGATCAAGACCATCACTCTGGTCCTGGCCGTGGCGTCTGGCCTGAGCCTGGGGAAGGAGGGCCCCCTGGTCCACGTGGCGTGCTGCTGTGGGAACATCTTCTCCTACCTCTTCCCCAAGTACAGCAAGAACGAGGCCAAGAAACGAGAG GTTCTCTCGGCTGCGTCGGCGGCCGGGGTCTCCGTTGCTTTTGGCGCCCCGATTGGAGGCGTGCTCTTCAGCTTGGAGGAG GTGAGCTACTACTTCCCCCTCAAGACGCTGTGGCGCTCCTTCTTCGCCGCCCTGGTGGCGGCCTTCGTCCTGCGCTCCATCAACCCGTTTGGAAACAGCCGCCTGGTGCTGTTCTACGTGGAGTACCACACGCCGTGGTACCTGTTTGAGCTCATCCCCTTCATCCTGCTGGGAGTGTTCGGAGGCCTCTGGGGCGCCTTCTTCATCCGGGCCAACATCGCCTGGTGCCGGCGGCGCAAGTCGACGCGCTTCG GCAAGTACCCGGTGCTGGAGGTGATCTTCGTCGCGGCCATCACCGCCGTGGTCGCGTTCCCGAACCCGTACACTCGCCAGAACACCAGCGAGCTGATAAAGGAGCTGTTCACCGACTGCGGCCCGCTGGAGTCCTCGCAGCTCTGCCAGTACCGCAGCCAGATGAACGGCAGCAAGGCCTTCACCGACAACCCCAACCGGCCGGCGGGGCCCGGCGTCTACGCCGCCATGTGGCAGCTGTGCCTGGCGCTCATCTTTAAAATCATCATGACCATATTCACCTTTGGACTCAAG GTGCCGTCGGGTCTGTTCATCCCCAGCATGGCCATCGGGGCGATCGCCGGGCGAATCGTGGGCATCGCCGTGGAGCAGCTGGCCTATTATCACCACGACTGGTTCCTCTTCCGAGAGTGGTGCGAGGTGGGCGCCGACTGCATCACCCCGGGGCTCTACGCCATGGTGGGGGCCGCGGCGTGTCTGG GCGGCGTGACCCGTATGACCGTCTCCCTGGTCGTCATCGTCTTCGAGCTGACCGGCGGCTTGGAGTACATCGTCCCCCTCATGGCCGCCGTCATGACCAGCAAATGGGTGGGCGACGCGTTCGGCCGCGAGGGGATCTACGAGGCCCACATCCGCCTGAACGGATACCCCTTCTTGGACGCCAAGGAGGAGTTCACTCACGTCACGCTGGCCAGGGAGGTGATGAGGCCTCGGCGCAGCGACCCGCCGTTAGCGGTGCTGACGCAGGACGACCTGAcggtggaggagctgcagagcacCATCAACGAAACCAGTTATAATGGTTTCCCCGTGATCGTGTCCAAGGAGTCCCAGAGGCTGGTGGGCTTCGCTCTGCGCAGGGACATCAACATCGCTATAG AAAATGCCCGTCGCAAGCAGGAGGGCATCATGTTGAACTCCAGGGTGTACTTCACCCAGCACGCACCCACCCTGCCGGCCGACAGCCCCCGGCCCCTCAAGCTGCGCTCCATCCTGGACATGAGCCCCTTCACGGTCACCGACCACACCCCCATGGAGATCGTGGTGGACATCTTCAGGAAGATGGGGCTGCGCCAGTGTCTGGTCACCCACAACGG GAATGTTTTGGGCATCATCACAAAGAAGAATATATTAGAGCATCTGGAGGAGCTCAAGCAGCACAAGGAGCCCCTG GCGGCTTCTTGGTATtatcacaaaaaaagacatcctTCGTCACATGGCTCAAATGGCAAACCTAGACCCCGAGTCCATCATGTTCAACTGATCCGCTCCTTCCAGGACggccgggggggagggggaggcgacagcgaggaggaggtgcaCCTCCTGGACGGCTCCAACCTCTGA
- the clcn3 gene encoding H(+)/Cl(-) exchange transporter 3 isoform X4 has translation MESEQLYHRGYCRNSYNSIASASSDEELLDGAGAVMDFHTTEDDNLLDGDAASPGSNYVMSNGGGAPSSTTHLLDFLEEPIPGVGTYDDFHTIDWVREKCKDRERHRKINSKKKESAWEFTKSLYDAWSGWLVVTLTGLASGALAGLIDIAADWLNDLKEGVCLSAMWFNHEQCCWTSNETTFAERDKCPQWKSWAELILGQAEGPGSYIMNYFMYIYWALSFAFLAVCLVKVFAPYACGSGIPEIKTILSGFIIRGYLGKWTLLIKTITLVLAVASGLSLGKEGPLVHVACCCGNIFSYLFPKYSKNEAKKREVLSAASAAGVSVAFGAPIGGVLFSLEEVSYYFPLKTLWRSFFAALVAAFVLRSINPFGNSRLVLFYVEYHTPWYLFELIPFILLGVFGGLWGAFFIRANIAWCRRRKSTRFGKYPVLEVIFVAAITAVVAFPNPYTRQNTSELIKELFTDCGPLESSQLCQYRSQMNGSKAFTDNPNRPAGPGVYAAMWQLCLALIFKIIMTIFTFGLKVPSGLFIPSMAIGAIAGRIVGIAVEQLAYYHHDWFLFREWCEVGADCITPGLYAMVGAAACLGGVTRMTVSLVVIVFELTGGLEYIVPLMAAVMTSKWVGDAFGREGIYEAHIRLNGYPFLDAKEEFTHVTLAREVMRPRRSDPPLAVLTQDDLTVEELQSTINETSYNGFPVIVSKESQRLVGFALRRDINIAIENARRKQEGIMLNSRVYFTQHAPTLPADSPRPLKLRSILDMSPFTVTDHTPMEIVVDIFRKMGLRQCLVTHNGLTTSDSSPYRPLGGFLVLSQKKTSFVTWLKWQT, from the exons GGTCTAACTACGTCATGTCTAACGGGGGCGGGGCACCCAGCAGCACCACCCACCTGCTGGACTTCCTAGAGGAGCCCATCCCTGGCGTCGGGACCTACGACGACTTCCACACCATCGACTGGGTCCGCGAGAAGTGCAAGGACCGCGAGCGGCACCGGAAG ATCAACAGTAAGAAAAAGGAGTCAGCATGGGAGTTCACAAAGAGCCTGTACGACGCCTGGTCTGGGTGGCTGGTGGTGACACTCACCGGCTTGGCCTcag GTGCTTTGGCCGGCCTGATTGACATTGCTGCTGATTGGTTGAACGACCTGAAGGAGGGCGTGTGTCTGAGCGCCATGTGGTTCAACCACGAGCAGTGCTGCTGGACGTCCAATGAGACCACCTTCGCTGAGCGGGACAAGTGCCCCCAGTGGAAGAGCTGGGCTGAGCTAATACTGGGCCAGGCCGAG GGGCCCGGCTCGTACATCATGAACTACTTCATGTACATCTACTGGGCTCTGTCCTTCGCCTTCCTGGCTGTGTGTCTGGTCAAGGTGTTTGCTCCCTACGCCTGCGGCTCGGGGATCCCTGAG aTCAAAACCATCCTGAGCGGGTTTATCATCCGGGGCTACCTGGGCAAGTGGACCCTGTTGATCAAGACCATCACTCTGGTCCTGGCCGTGGCGTCTGGCCTGAGCCTGGGGAAGGAGGGCCCCCTGGTCCACGTGGCGTGCTGCTGTGGGAACATCTTCTCCTACCTCTTCCCCAAGTACAGCAAGAACGAGGCCAAGAAACGAGAG GTTCTCTCGGCTGCGTCGGCGGCCGGGGTCTCCGTTGCTTTTGGCGCCCCGATTGGAGGCGTGCTCTTCAGCTTGGAGGAG GTGAGCTACTACTTCCCCCTCAAGACGCTGTGGCGCTCCTTCTTCGCCGCCCTGGTGGCGGCCTTCGTCCTGCGCTCCATCAACCCGTTTGGAAACAGCCGCCTGGTGCTGTTCTACGTGGAGTACCACACGCCGTGGTACCTGTTTGAGCTCATCCCCTTCATCCTGCTGGGAGTGTTCGGAGGCCTCTGGGGCGCCTTCTTCATCCGGGCCAACATCGCCTGGTGCCGGCGGCGCAAGTCGACGCGCTTCG GCAAGTACCCGGTGCTGGAGGTGATCTTCGTCGCGGCCATCACCGCCGTGGTCGCGTTCCCGAACCCGTACACTCGCCAGAACACCAGCGAGCTGATAAAGGAGCTGTTCACCGACTGCGGCCCGCTGGAGTCCTCGCAGCTCTGCCAGTACCGCAGCCAGATGAACGGCAGCAAGGCCTTCACCGACAACCCCAACCGGCCGGCGGGGCCCGGCGTCTACGCCGCCATGTGGCAGCTGTGCCTGGCGCTCATCTTTAAAATCATCATGACCATATTCACCTTTGGACTCAAG GTGCCGTCGGGTCTGTTCATCCCCAGCATGGCCATCGGGGCGATCGCCGGGCGAATCGTGGGCATCGCCGTGGAGCAGCTGGCCTATTATCACCACGACTGGTTCCTCTTCCGAGAGTGGTGCGAGGTGGGCGCCGACTGCATCACCCCGGGGCTCTACGCCATGGTGGGGGCCGCGGCGTGTCTGG GCGGCGTGACCCGTATGACCGTCTCCCTGGTCGTCATCGTCTTCGAGCTGACCGGCGGCTTGGAGTACATCGTCCCCCTCATGGCCGCCGTCATGACCAGCAAATGGGTGGGCGACGCGTTCGGCCGCGAGGGGATCTACGAGGCCCACATCCGCCTGAACGGATACCCCTTCTTGGACGCCAAGGAGGAGTTCACTCACGTCACGCTGGCCAGGGAGGTGATGAGGCCTCGGCGCAGCGACCCGCCGTTAGCGGTGCTGACGCAGGACGACCTGAcggtggaggagctgcagagcacCATCAACGAAACCAGTTATAATGGTTTCCCCGTGATCGTGTCCAAGGAGTCCCAGAGGCTGGTGGGCTTCGCTCTGCGCAGGGACATCAACATCGCTATAG AAAATGCCCGTCGCAAGCAGGAGGGCATCATGTTGAACTCCAGGGTGTACTTCACCCAGCACGCACCCACCCTGCCGGCCGACAGCCCCCGGCCCCTCAAGCTGCGCTCCATCCTGGACATGAGCCCCTTCACGGTCACCGACCACACCCCCATGGAGATCGTGGTGGACATCTTCAGGAAGATGGGGCTGCGCCAGTGTCTGGTCACCCACAACGG ATTGACGACATCTGACTCGTCGCCTTATCGACCACTTG GCGGCTTCTTGGTATtatcacaaaaaaagacatcctTCGTCACATGGCTCAAATGGCAAACCTAG
- the clcn3 gene encoding H(+)/Cl(-) exchange transporter 3 isoform X6, with amino-acid sequence MESEQLYHRGYCRNSYNSIASASSDEELLDGAGAVMDFHTTEDDNLLDGDAASPGSNYVMSNGGGAPSSTTHLLDFLEEPIPGVGTYDDFHTIDWVREKCKDRERHRKINSKKKESAWEFTKSLYDAWSGWLVVTLTGLASGALAGLIDIAADWLNDLKEGVCLSAMWFNHEQCCWTSNETTFAERDKCPQWKSWAELILGQAEGPGSYIMNYFMYIYWALSFAFLAVCLVKVFAPYACGSGIPEIKTILSGFIIRGYLGKWTLLIKTITLVLAVASGLSLGKEGPLVHVACCCGNIFSYLFPKYSKNEAKKREVLSAASAAGVSVAFGAPIGGVLFSLEEVSYYFPLKTLWRSFFAALVAAFVLRSINPFGNSRLVLFYVEYHTPWYLFELIPFILLGVFGGLWGAFFIRANIAWCRRRKSTRFGKYPVLEVIFVAAITAVVAFPNPYTRQNTSELIKELFTDCGPLESSQLCQYRSQMNGSKAFTDNPNRPAGPGVYAAMWQLCLALIFKIIMTIFTFGLKVPSGLFIPSMAIGAIAGRIVGIAVEQLAYYHHDWFLFREWCEVGADCITPGLYAMVGAAACLGGVTRMTVSLVVIVFELTGGLEYIVPLMAAVMTSKWVGDAFGREGIYEAHIRLNGYPFLDAKEEFTHVTLAREVMRPRRSDPPLAVLTQDDLTVEELQSTINETSYNGFPVIVSKESQRLVGFALRRDINIAIENARRKQEGIMLNSRVYFTQHAPTLPADSPRPLKLRSILDMSPFTVTDHTPMEIVVDIFRKMGLRQCLVTHNGNVLGIITKKNILEHLEELKQHKEPLIDDI; translated from the exons GGTCTAACTACGTCATGTCTAACGGGGGCGGGGCACCCAGCAGCACCACCCACCTGCTGGACTTCCTAGAGGAGCCCATCCCTGGCGTCGGGACCTACGACGACTTCCACACCATCGACTGGGTCCGCGAGAAGTGCAAGGACCGCGAGCGGCACCGGAAG ATCAACAGTAAGAAAAAGGAGTCAGCATGGGAGTTCACAAAGAGCCTGTACGACGCCTGGTCTGGGTGGCTGGTGGTGACACTCACCGGCTTGGCCTcag GTGCTTTGGCCGGCCTGATTGACATTGCTGCTGATTGGTTGAACGACCTGAAGGAGGGCGTGTGTCTGAGCGCCATGTGGTTCAACCACGAGCAGTGCTGCTGGACGTCCAATGAGACCACCTTCGCTGAGCGGGACAAGTGCCCCCAGTGGAAGAGCTGGGCTGAGCTAATACTGGGCCAGGCCGAG GGGCCCGGCTCGTACATCATGAACTACTTCATGTACATCTACTGGGCTCTGTCCTTCGCCTTCCTGGCTGTGTGTCTGGTCAAGGTGTTTGCTCCCTACGCCTGCGGCTCGGGGATCCCTGAG aTCAAAACCATCCTGAGCGGGTTTATCATCCGGGGCTACCTGGGCAAGTGGACCCTGTTGATCAAGACCATCACTCTGGTCCTGGCCGTGGCGTCTGGCCTGAGCCTGGGGAAGGAGGGCCCCCTGGTCCACGTGGCGTGCTGCTGTGGGAACATCTTCTCCTACCTCTTCCCCAAGTACAGCAAGAACGAGGCCAAGAAACGAGAG GTTCTCTCGGCTGCGTCGGCGGCCGGGGTCTCCGTTGCTTTTGGCGCCCCGATTGGAGGCGTGCTCTTCAGCTTGGAGGAG GTGAGCTACTACTTCCCCCTCAAGACGCTGTGGCGCTCCTTCTTCGCCGCCCTGGTGGCGGCCTTCGTCCTGCGCTCCATCAACCCGTTTGGAAACAGCCGCCTGGTGCTGTTCTACGTGGAGTACCACACGCCGTGGTACCTGTTTGAGCTCATCCCCTTCATCCTGCTGGGAGTGTTCGGAGGCCTCTGGGGCGCCTTCTTCATCCGGGCCAACATCGCCTGGTGCCGGCGGCGCAAGTCGACGCGCTTCG GCAAGTACCCGGTGCTGGAGGTGATCTTCGTCGCGGCCATCACCGCCGTGGTCGCGTTCCCGAACCCGTACACTCGCCAGAACACCAGCGAGCTGATAAAGGAGCTGTTCACCGACTGCGGCCCGCTGGAGTCCTCGCAGCTCTGCCAGTACCGCAGCCAGATGAACGGCAGCAAGGCCTTCACCGACAACCCCAACCGGCCGGCGGGGCCCGGCGTCTACGCCGCCATGTGGCAGCTGTGCCTGGCGCTCATCTTTAAAATCATCATGACCATATTCACCTTTGGACTCAAG GTGCCGTCGGGTCTGTTCATCCCCAGCATGGCCATCGGGGCGATCGCCGGGCGAATCGTGGGCATCGCCGTGGAGCAGCTGGCCTATTATCACCACGACTGGTTCCTCTTCCGAGAGTGGTGCGAGGTGGGCGCCGACTGCATCACCCCGGGGCTCTACGCCATGGTGGGGGCCGCGGCGTGTCTGG GCGGCGTGACCCGTATGACCGTCTCCCTGGTCGTCATCGTCTTCGAGCTGACCGGCGGCTTGGAGTACATCGTCCCCCTCATGGCCGCCGTCATGACCAGCAAATGGGTGGGCGACGCGTTCGGCCGCGAGGGGATCTACGAGGCCCACATCCGCCTGAACGGATACCCCTTCTTGGACGCCAAGGAGGAGTTCACTCACGTCACGCTGGCCAGGGAGGTGATGAGGCCTCGGCGCAGCGACCCGCCGTTAGCGGTGCTGACGCAGGACGACCTGAcggtggaggagctgcagagcacCATCAACGAAACCAGTTATAATGGTTTCCCCGTGATCGTGTCCAAGGAGTCCCAGAGGCTGGTGGGCTTCGCTCTGCGCAGGGACATCAACATCGCTATAG AAAATGCCCGTCGCAAGCAGGAGGGCATCATGTTGAACTCCAGGGTGTACTTCACCCAGCACGCACCCACCCTGCCGGCCGACAGCCCCCGGCCCCTCAAGCTGCGCTCCATCCTGGACATGAGCCCCTTCACGGTCACCGACCACACCCCCATGGAGATCGTGGTGGACATCTTCAGGAAGATGGGGCTGCGCCAGTGTCTGGTCACCCACAACGG GAATGTTTTGGGCATCATCACAAAGAAGAATATATTAGAGCATCTGGAGGAGCTCAAGCAGCACAAGGAGCCCCTG ATTGACGACATCTGA